One Apodemus sylvaticus chromosome 14, mApoSyl1.1, whole genome shotgun sequence DNA window includes the following coding sequences:
- the Rbm24 gene encoding LOW QUALITY PROTEIN: RNA-binding protein 24 (The sequence of the model RefSeq protein was modified relative to this genomic sequence to represent the inferred CDS: deleted 1 base in 1 codon) — MHTTQKDTTYTKIFVGGLPYHTTDASLRKYFEVFGDIEEAVVITDRQTGKSRGYGFVTMADRAAAERACKDPNPIIDGRKANVNLAYLGAKPRIMQPGFAFGVQQLHPALIQRPFGIPAHYVYPQAFVQPGVVIPHVQPTAAAASTTPYIDYTGAAYAQYSAAAAAAAAAAAYDQYPYAASPAAAGYVTTGGYSYAVQQPITAAAPGTAAAAAAAAAAAAAFGQYQPQQLQTDRMQ, encoded by the exons ATGCACACCACCCAGAAGGACACGACGTACACCAAAATCTTCGTGGGAGGGCTGCCCTACCACACCACCGACGCCAGCCTGCGCAAGTACTTCGAGGTCTTCGGAGACATCGAGGAGGCGGTGGTCATCACGGACCGGCAGACGGGCAAGTCCCGGGGCTACGGATTT GTCACCATGGCTGACCGGGCTGCAGCTGAGAGG GCCTGCAAGGATCCCAACCCCATCATCGATGGCAGGAAGGCCAATGTGAATCTGGCGTACTTGGGAGCAAAACCGAGAATCATGCAACCAG GTTTTGCCTTTGGAGTTCAGCAACTTCACCCGGCCCTTATCCAGAGACCTTTTGG GATCCCCGCCCACTACGTCTACCCACAGGCTTTTGTGCAGCCTGGAGTGGTCATTCCCCACGTGCAGCCCACAGCAGCTGCGGCGTCCACCACACCGTACATTGATTACACTGGAGCTGCCTACGCACAGTACTCAGCCGCAGCAGCTGCAGCCGCAGCGGCCGCTGCCTATGACCAGTACCCCTATGCAGCATCCCCAGCTGCTGCAGGCTACGTGACCACCGGGGGCTACAGCTATGCTGTCCAGCAGCCCATCACCGCCGCTGCGCCCGGGACAGCTGCTGCTGcggctgcagctgctgcagccgCGGCCGCCTTTGGCCAGTATCAGCCTCAACAGCTGCAGACAGACCGAATGCAGTAG